In Actinoplanes derwentensis, the following proteins share a genomic window:
- a CDS encoding DNA-directed RNA polymerase subunit beta', with protein sequence MLDVNFFDELRIGLATADDIRQWSHGEVKKPETINYRTLKPEKDGLFCEKIFGPQRDWECYCGKYKRVRFKGIICERCGVEVTRSKVRRERMGHIELAASVTHIWYFKGVPSRLGYLLDLAPKDLEKIIYFASYVITSVDAESRHRDMSTIENEIFAEKRQSENSRDSEIEKRAAKLEQDLAELEAEGAKADVRRKVKEAGEREMRQIRDKAQREIDRLDEVLDTFRKLDSKQLVTDELLYRELRDRFGEYFTGGMGAEAIKALLQNMDLDAEAENLREIIRSGKGQRKIRALKRLKVVAAFLNTRNSPLGMVLDCVPVIPPDLRPMVQLDGGRFATSDLNDLYRRVINRNNRLKRLIDLGAPEIIVNNEKRMLQEAVDALFDNGRRGRPVTGPGNRPLKSLSDMLKGKQGRFRQNLLGKRVDYSGRSVIVVGPRLKLHQCGLPKQMALELFKPFVMKRLVDLNHAQNIKSAKRMVERQRPVVWDVLEEVISEHPVLLNRAPTLHRLGIQAFEPQLVEGKAIQIHPLVCTAFNADFDGDQMAVHVPLSAEAQAEARILMLSSNNILKPADGKPVTMPTQDMVIGLYYLTHLTVGAKGEGRVFSSDAEARMAFDNGELHLQAKVKIRLREIIGVDNGAKGDQWVAPEEWVEGDQVLVETTLGRVIFNETLPPGYRYVNYEIRKGQLSAIVNDLAERFPKVALAATLDALKEAGFHWATWSGVTIGMGDVIAPPRKPEILAKYQAEADRIDKQYQRGLMTGEERRGELIEIWTKATNEISKEMESALPQENPLWVMINSGARGNLLQLRQIAAIRGLVANPKGEIIPRPITSSYREGLTVLEYFISTHGARKGLADTALRTADSGYLTRRLVDVSQDVIIREEDCGTERAIPMAVTDAEKVDGKLVVHVHAETGVHARTLADNIDDANGNRVVSRGDDLNSIMVEALVAAGVETVRVRSVLTCESKLGVCAACYGRSLPTGKAVDIGEAVGIIAAQSIGEPGTQLTMRTFHTGGVAGEDITQGLPRVQEIFEARVPKGKAPIADTPGRVRIEDGERSRKIIVVPDDGSEEIVYDKISKRVKLRIPDGGHVGVGEKLTEGTIDPHELLRIMGPRAVQVHLTSEVQEVYRSQGVLIHDKHIEIIIRQMLKRVTVIDSGAAEFLPGILVDRALFESENRRIVGEGGEPAAGRPVLMGITKASLATDSWLSAASFQETTRVLTDAAINSRSDSLVGLKENVIIGKLIPAGTGISKYRNIRVEPTEEAKAKVYSMTGYPETDYGFGPASGQAVPLDDFDFGSYR encoded by the coding sequence GTGCTCGACGTCAACTTCTTCGACGAGTTGCGCATCGGCCTTGCTACCGCTGACGACATCCGGCAGTGGTCGCACGGCGAGGTCAAGAAGCCCGAGACGATCAACTACCGCACCCTCAAGCCCGAGAAGGACGGACTCTTCTGCGAGAAGATCTTCGGTCCTCAACGGGACTGGGAGTGCTATTGCGGCAAATACAAGCGGGTCCGGTTCAAGGGCATCATCTGTGAGCGCTGCGGCGTCGAGGTGACCCGGTCCAAGGTCCGCCGTGAGCGCATGGGTCACATCGAGCTGGCCGCGTCGGTGACCCACATCTGGTACTTCAAGGGTGTCCCGAGCCGTCTGGGCTATCTGCTCGACCTGGCTCCCAAGGACCTTGAGAAGATCATCTACTTCGCCTCGTACGTGATCACGAGCGTTGACGCCGAGTCGCGTCACCGTGACATGTCCACGATCGAGAACGAGATCTTCGCCGAGAAGCGCCAGTCCGAGAACAGCCGCGACTCCGAGATCGAGAAGCGGGCCGCCAAGCTGGAGCAGGACCTCGCCGAGCTTGAGGCCGAGGGTGCCAAGGCCGACGTGCGCCGCAAGGTCAAGGAAGCCGGCGAGCGCGAGATGCGCCAGATCCGGGACAAGGCGCAGCGCGAGATCGACCGTCTCGACGAGGTGCTCGACACCTTCCGCAAGCTCGACTCGAAGCAGCTGGTCACCGACGAGCTGCTCTACCGCGAGCTGCGCGACCGCTTCGGTGAGTACTTCACCGGTGGCATGGGCGCCGAGGCCATCAAGGCCCTGCTGCAGAACATGGACCTGGACGCTGAGGCGGAGAACCTTCGGGAGATCATCCGCAGCGGTAAGGGGCAGCGGAAGATCCGGGCGCTCAAGCGGCTCAAGGTCGTCGCGGCGTTCCTGAACACCCGTAACTCGCCGCTCGGCATGGTCCTGGACTGCGTCCCGGTCATCCCGCCGGACCTGCGCCCGATGGTGCAGCTCGACGGTGGCCGTTTCGCGACCTCCGACCTGAACGACCTGTACCGCCGGGTCATCAACCGGAACAACCGCCTCAAGCGTCTGATCGACCTCGGTGCCCCCGAGATCATCGTGAACAACGAGAAGCGGATGCTTCAGGAGGCCGTCGACGCGCTGTTCGACAACGGCCGTCGTGGCCGTCCGGTCACCGGTCCGGGTAACCGGCCGCTGAAGTCGCTGTCCGACATGCTCAAGGGCAAGCAGGGCCGGTTCCGTCAGAACCTGCTCGGCAAGCGCGTGGACTACTCCGGTCGTTCCGTCATCGTCGTCGGCCCCCGGCTCAAGCTGCACCAGTGCGGCCTGCCGAAGCAGATGGCGCTGGAGCTGTTCAAGCCGTTCGTGATGAAGCGCCTGGTCGACCTGAACCACGCGCAGAACATCAAGTCCGCCAAGCGGATGGTCGAGCGTCAGCGCCCGGTCGTGTGGGACGTCCTCGAAGAGGTCATCTCCGAGCACCCGGTTCTGCTGAACCGCGCACCGACCCTGCACCGTCTCGGCATCCAGGCCTTCGAGCCCCAGCTGGTCGAGGGCAAGGCCATCCAGATCCACCCGCTCGTCTGTACCGCGTTCAACGCGGACTTCGACGGTGACCAGATGGCGGTGCACGTGCCGCTGTCGGCCGAGGCTCAGGCCGAGGCCCGGATCCTGATGCTGTCGTCGAACAACATCCTCAAGCCGGCCGACGGCAAGCCGGTCACCATGCCCACCCAGGACATGGTCATCGGCCTGTACTACCTGACGCACCTCACTGTCGGTGCCAAGGGCGAAGGCCGGGTGTTCAGCTCCGACGCTGAGGCGCGGATGGCGTTCGACAACGGCGAGCTGCACCTTCAGGCGAAGGTGAAGATCCGCCTTCGCGAGATCATCGGTGTCGACAACGGTGCCAAGGGTGACCAGTGGGTCGCTCCGGAGGAGTGGGTGGAGGGCGACCAGGTTCTGGTCGAGACCACCCTGGGCCGGGTCATCTTCAACGAGACCCTGCCCCCGGGCTACCGGTACGTGAACTACGAGATCCGCAAGGGTCAGCTGTCGGCGATCGTCAACGACCTCGCCGAGCGCTTCCCCAAGGTCGCGCTGGCCGCGACCCTGGACGCGCTCAAGGAGGCCGGTTTCCACTGGGCCACCTGGTCCGGTGTGACGATCGGTATGGGCGACGTCATCGCGCCGCCGCGTAAGCCGGAGATCCTCGCCAAGTACCAGGCCGAGGCCGACCGGATCGACAAGCAGTACCAGCGTGGTCTGATGACCGGTGAAGAGCGCCGCGGCGAGCTCATCGAGATCTGGACCAAGGCGACGAACGAGATCTCCAAGGAGATGGAGTCCGCGCTGCCGCAGGAGAACCCGCTCTGGGTCATGATCAACTCCGGCGCTCGCGGTAACCTCCTCCAGCTCCGGCAGATCGCCGCGATCCGTGGTCTGGTGGCCAACCCCAAGGGTGAGATCATCCCGCGGCCGATCACCTCCTCGTACCGCGAGGGTCTGACCGTTCTGGAGTACTTCATCTCCACGCACGGTGCCCGTAAGGGTCTTGCCGACACCGCGCTGCGTACCGCCGACTCGGGCTACCTGACCCGTCGTCTGGTGGACGTCTCGCAGGACGTCATCATCCGCGAGGAGGACTGCGGCACCGAGCGCGCGATCCCGATGGCGGTCACCGACGCCGAGAAGGTCGACGGCAAGCTGGTCGTGCACGTGCACGCTGAGACCGGCGTGCACGCCCGGACGCTGGCTGACAACATCGACGACGCCAACGGCAACCGTGTGGTGTCGCGTGGTGACGACCTCAACTCGATCATGGTGGAAGCGCTTGTCGCAGCCGGCGTCGAGACGGTCCGGGTGCGCAGCGTCCTGACCTGTGAGTCGAAGCTCGGTGTGTGTGCGGCCTGCTACGGCCGTTCACTGCCGACCGGCAAGGCGGTCGACATCGGCGAGGCGGTCGGCATCATCGCGGCCCAGTCGATCGGTGAGCCCGGCACGCAGCTGACGATGCGTACCTTCCACACCGGTGGTGTCGCGGGTGAGGACATCACCCAGGGTCTGCCGCGTGTCCAGGAGATCTTCGAGGCCCGCGTTCCCAAGGGCAAGGCGCCCATCGCCGACACCCCGGGACGTGTGCGGATCGAGGACGGCGAGCGCTCGCGCAAGATCATCGTGGTGCCGGACGACGGCAGCGAGGAGATCGTCTACGACAAGATCTCCAAGCGCGTCAAGCTGCGCATCCCGGACGGCGGCCACGTCGGCGTCGGCGAGAAGCTCACCGAGGGCACCATCGACCCGCACGAGCTGCTGCGCATCATGGGCCCGCGCGCGGTCCAGGTCCACCTGACCAGTGAGGTCCAGGAGGTCTACCGCTCGCAGGGTGTGCTGATCCACGACAAGCACATCGAGATCATCATCCGCCAGATGCTCAAGCGGGTGACGGTCATCGACTCGGGTGCCGCGGAGTTCCTGCCGGGCATCCTGGTCGACCGGGCGC
- the rpoB gene encoding DNA-directed RNA polymerase subunit beta — MAASRPAKTSRTSSAYAPRRVSFGRITEQLEVPNLLALQTDSFDWLVGNETWQTRTTDDPHAHSGLAEILEEISPIEDFSGTMSLSFSAPRFDEVKASIEECKEKDLTYCAPLFVTAEFTNNTTGEIKSQTVFMGDFPMMTPKGTFVINGTERVVVSQLVRSPGVYFTKEPDKTSDRDLTSVKVIPSRGAWLEFDIDKRDTVGVRIDRKRRQAVTVLLKAIGWSADQIRERFGWSELLMTTLEKDHIAGQDEALLDIYRKLRPGEPPTRENAQTLLDNLFFNPKRYDVAKVGRYKFNKKLEIDVPIVRGTLTEEDIVKTVDYLCRLHAGEDGYEADDIDHFGNRRLRTVGELIQNQVRVGLSRMERVVRERMTTQDVEAITPQTLINIRPVVAAIKEFFGTSQLSQFMDQTNPLAGLTHRRRLSALGPGGLSRERAGFEVRDVHPSHYGRMCPIETPEGPNIGLIGALSTFARVNPFGFIETPYRKVQAGVVTDEVHYLTADEEDRYIKAQANAVLASDNTFAQDRVLVRRKGGEVDYVPGTEVDYMDVSPRQMTSVATAMIPFLEHDDANRALMGANMQRQAVPLVKAEAPLVGTGMEFRAAVDAGDVVVAEVAGVVEDLCADYVTVHQDDGHRRTYLLHKFRRSNAGSCVNQKPVVFEGDRVEAGQVIADGPCTDEGEMALGRNLLVAFMCWEGHNYEDAIILSQRLVQQDVLTSIHIEEHEVDARDTKLGPEEITRDIPNVSEEMLADLDERGIIRIGAEVVPGDILVGKVTPKGETELTPEERLLRAIFGEKAREVRDTSLKVPHGETGTVIGVRTFSREDGDELPPGVNELVRVYVAQKRKIQDGDKLAGRHGNKGVISKILPVEDMPFLEDGTPVDIVLNPLGVPSRMNIGQVLETHLGWIAKTGWSVEGDDEEWKRQLRSIEAHESEADSNVATPVFDGAQEEEIKGLLESTLVNRDGKRLVNGDGKAHLFDGRSGEPLPDPISVGYVYILKLNHLVDDKIHARSTGPYSMITQQPLGGKAQFGGQRFGEMECWAMQAYGAAYALQELLTIKSDDVLGRVKVYEAIVKGENIPEPGIPESFKVLLKELQSLCLNVEVLSSDGVALEMRETDDEVFRAAEELGIDLSRRPNEGVSSVEEI; from the coding sequence TTGGCAGCTTCCCGCCCTGCGAAGACCAGCCGTACGTCGAGCGCTTACGCACCCCGCCGGGTCTCTTTCGGCCGGATCACCGAGCAGCTAGAGGTCCCCAACCTCCTCGCCCTCCAGACGGACTCCTTCGACTGGCTGGTAGGCAACGAGACTTGGCAGACCCGGACGACGGACGACCCGCACGCCCACTCGGGCCTCGCAGAGATCCTCGAAGAGATCAGTCCCATTGAGGACTTCTCCGGCACCATGTCGCTGTCCTTCTCAGCTCCGCGCTTCGACGAGGTCAAGGCCTCGATTGAGGAGTGCAAGGAGAAGGACCTGACTTACTGTGCCCCGCTGTTCGTGACCGCGGAGTTCACCAACAACACCACTGGCGAGATCAAGAGCCAGACCGTGTTCATGGGTGACTTCCCGATGATGACCCCCAAGGGGACGTTCGTCATCAACGGCACCGAGCGGGTCGTGGTGAGCCAGCTCGTCCGTTCGCCGGGCGTGTATTTCACCAAGGAGCCGGACAAGACCTCCGACCGCGACCTCACCAGCGTCAAGGTCATCCCGAGCCGGGGTGCCTGGCTCGAGTTCGACATCGACAAGCGTGACACCGTCGGTGTGCGTATCGACCGCAAGCGCCGGCAGGCCGTCACCGTCCTGCTCAAGGCGATCGGCTGGTCCGCTGACCAGATCCGTGAGCGTTTCGGCTGGTCCGAGCTGCTCATGACGACTCTGGAGAAGGACCACATCGCGGGCCAGGACGAGGCCCTGCTAGACATCTACCGCAAACTGCGCCCTGGCGAGCCGCCGACGCGCGAGAACGCCCAGACCCTGCTCGACAACCTCTTCTTCAACCCGAAGCGGTATGACGTCGCCAAGGTCGGCCGTTACAAGTTCAACAAGAAGCTCGAGATCGACGTCCCGATCGTCCGGGGCACGCTGACCGAGGAAGACATCGTCAAGACCGTGGACTACCTCTGCCGGCTGCACGCCGGTGAGGATGGCTACGAGGCCGACGACATCGACCACTTCGGTAACCGTCGCCTCCGCACCGTCGGCGAGCTCATCCAGAACCAGGTGCGCGTCGGCCTGTCCCGGATGGAGCGCGTCGTCCGTGAGCGGATGACGACCCAGGACGTCGAGGCGATCACGCCGCAGACCCTGATCAACATCCGCCCCGTGGTGGCTGCGATCAAGGAGTTCTTCGGTACGTCGCAGCTGTCGCAGTTCATGGACCAGACCAACCCGCTCGCGGGTCTGACCCACCGTCGCCGTCTGTCGGCGCTCGGCCCGGGTGGTCTGTCCCGTGAGCGGGCCGGCTTCGAGGTCCGTGACGTGCACCCGTCCCACTACGGCCGGATGTGCCCGATCGAGACCCCGGAAGGCCCGAACATCGGCCTGATCGGTGCTCTCTCGACGTTCGCGCGGGTCAACCCGTTCGGCTTCATCGAGACGCCGTACCGCAAGGTCCAGGCCGGTGTCGTCACCGACGAGGTGCACTACCTCACGGCCGACGAGGAAGACCGGTACATCAAGGCCCAGGCGAACGCCGTGCTGGCCAGCGACAACACCTTCGCCCAGGACCGCGTCCTGGTCCGCCGTAAGGGCGGTGAAGTCGACTACGTGCCCGGCACCGAGGTCGACTACATGGACGTGTCGCCGCGGCAGATGACGTCCGTCGCGACCGCGATGATCCCCTTCCTCGAGCACGACGACGCCAACCGCGCACTGATGGGCGCGAACATGCAGCGCCAGGCGGTGCCGCTGGTCAAGGCCGAGGCGCCGCTGGTCGGTACGGGTATGGAGTTCCGCGCCGCGGTCGACGCCGGTGACGTTGTCGTCGCCGAGGTCGCCGGTGTGGTCGAGGACCTGTGTGCCGACTACGTGACGGTGCACCAGGACGACGGCCACCGCCGGACCTACCTGCTGCACAAGTTCCGTCGCTCGAACGCCGGCTCCTGCGTCAACCAGAAGCCGGTCGTCTTCGAGGGTGACCGGGTCGAGGCCGGCCAGGTCATCGCCGACGGTCCCTGCACCGACGAGGGCGAGATGGCCCTGGGCCGCAACCTCCTCGTCGCGTTCATGTGCTGGGAAGGCCACAACTACGAGGACGCGATCATCCTGTCGCAGCGCCTCGTGCAGCAGGACGTCCTCACCTCGATTCACATCGAGGAGCACGAGGTCGACGCCCGCGACACCAAGCTCGGCCCGGAAGAGATCACCCGCGACATCCCCAACGTCAGCGAGGAAATGCTCGCTGACCTGGACGAGCGCGGCATCATCCGGATCGGCGCCGAGGTCGTTCCCGGCGACATCCTGGTCGGCAAGGTCACGCCCAAGGGTGAGACCGAGCTGACCCCGGAGGAGCGTCTGCTCCGCGCGATCTTCGGTGAGAAGGCCCGGGAAGTCCGGGACACCTCGCTGAAGGTTCCGCACGGCGAGACCGGCACCGTCATCGGTGTCCGGACGTTCTCCCGCGAGGACGGCGACGAGCTGCCCCCCGGTGTGAACGAGCTGGTCCGGGTCTACGTCGCCCAGAAGCGCAAGATCCAGGACGGTGACAAGCTCGCCGGTCGTCACGGCAACAAGGGCGTCATCTCCAAGATCCTGCCGGTCGAGGACATGCCGTTCCTCGAGGACGGTACGCCTGTCGACATCGTGCTCAACCCGCTCGGTGTGCCCTCGCGGATGAACATCGGCCAGGTTCTGGAGACCCACCTCGGGTGGATCGCCAAGACCGGCTGGTCGGTCGAGGGTGACGACGAGGAGTGGAAGCGTCAGCTCCGCTCGATCGAAGCCCACGAGTCCGAGGCCGACAGCAATGTCGCGACCCCGGTCTTCGACGGCGCGCAGGAAGAAGAGATCAAGGGTCTGCTCGAGTCGACGCTGGTCAACCGCGACGGTAAGCGGCTGGTCAACGGCGACGGTAAGGCGCACCTGTTCGACGGCCGCTCGGGTGAGCCGCTGCCGGACCCGATCTCGGTCGGCTACGTCTACATCCTGAAGCTGAACCACCTGGTCGACGACAAGATCCACGCTCGTTCGACCGGTCCGTACTCGATGATCACGCAGCAGCCGCTGGGTGGTAAAGCGCAGTTCGGTGGTCAGCGTTTCGGTGAGATGGAGTGCTGGGCCATGCAGGCCTACGGCGCCGCTTACGCGCTGCAGGAACTGCTCACCATCAAGTCCGACGACGTCCTCGGCCGAGTGAAGGTCTACGAGGCCATCGTCAAGGGCGAGAACATCCCCGAGCCGGGAATCCCGGAGTCGTTCAAGGTGCTTCTCAAGGAGCTCCAGTCGCTGTGCCTGAACGTTGAGGTGCTTTCCAGCGACGGCGTTGCCCTGGAGATGCGCGAGACCGACGACGAGGTCTTCCGGGCCGCGGAGGAACTCGGCATCGACCTGTCCCGTCGCCCGAACGAGGGCGTCAGCAGCGTCGAAGAGATCTGA
- the rplL gene encoding 50S ribosomal protein L7/L12, whose amino-acid sequence MAKISTEDLLDAFKEMTLIELSEFVKQFEDVFDVKAAAPVAVAGPAATTAEPEAEKDSFDVVLEGDGGKKIQVIKVVRELTGLGLKEAKDAVESAPKAILEGVNKEKAEAAKAKLEGEGAKVTLK is encoded by the coding sequence ATGGCGAAGATCAGCACCGAAGACCTGCTCGACGCGTTCAAGGAAATGACCCTCATCGAGCTCTCCGAGTTCGTGAAGCAGTTCGAGGACGTCTTCGACGTCAAGGCTGCCGCCCCCGTCGCGGTTGCCGGCCCGGCCGCCACCACTGCCGAGCCCGAGGCCGAGAAGGACTCCTTCGACGTTGTCCTCGAGGGCGACGGTGGCAAGAAGATCCAGGTCATCAAGGTCGTGCGTGAGCTGACCGGCCTGGGCCTCAAGGAGGCCAAGGACGCCGTCGAGTCCGCCCCCAAGGCGATCCTCGAGGGTGTCAACAAGGAGAAGGCCGAGGCCGCCAAGGCCAAGCTCGAGGGTGAGGGTGCCAAGGTCACCCTCAAGTGA
- the rplJ gene encoding 50S ribosomal protein L10: MADKPVRADKASAVAELTDHFRASAATVLTEYRGLTVKELTELRRSLGGENKYTVAKNTLAKRAANDAGIEGLDALFTGPTALAFVNGDVVEAAKGIRAFAKAHPVLVIKGGVFEGKAITADEVNKLADLESREVLLAKLAGAMKANLSKAAATFQAPLTKTVRTVDALRAERETAGSAEA; encoded by the coding sequence ATGGCGGACAAGCCGGTCCGGGCCGACAAGGCTTCGGCTGTTGCCGAACTGACGGACCACTTCCGTGCTTCGGCGGCCACCGTGTTGACCGAATACCGCGGCCTCACCGTTAAGGAGCTCACCGAGCTCCGGCGGTCGCTGGGCGGCGAGAACAAGTACACCGTCGCTAAGAACACGCTCGCGAAGCGTGCGGCGAACGACGCGGGTATCGAGGGTCTCGACGCGCTGTTCACCGGTCCTACCGCGCTCGCCTTCGTGAACGGTGACGTGGTCGAGGCGGCCAAGGGCATTCGTGCCTTCGCCAAGGCCCACCCCGTTCTCGTCATCAAGGGCGGTGTCTTCGAGGGCAAGGCCATCACGGCGGACGAGGTCAACAAGCTCGCTGACCTCGAGTCCCGTGAGGTGCTGCTGGCCAAGCTGGCCGGTGCCATGAAGGCGAACCTCAGCAAGGCTGCCGCGACCTTCCAGGCGCCCCTCACCAAGACGGTGCGCACGGTTGACGCTCTGCGGGCTGAGCGCGAAACGGCCGGTTCCGCGGAGGCCTGA
- a CDS encoding ATP-binding cassette domain-containing protein, whose translation MRFDKVWFRYARRAPWTLHDVDATVQPGRVTVVLGHNGAGKSTLLQLAAGVLRPSRGVIRDRPRTVGWVPERFPAAQPFTTLGYLRAMAEVRGLPASAVDPWIDRLNLTAHVGTALPDLSKGTAQKVGLAQALLTPPGLLILDEPWEGLDAQSRELIPQLVAEVTTGGGAVLVSDHRGEIATLPNAVRWTITAQTLTPVVPSDTAPESDEVVVEVVVRRDDAAAAVDRLSAAGHRVLGVREKTPAAVRVTSGTVPDAHHTGERAAGERAPGAADPGDRSSLVPANPLVEEDQR comes from the coding sequence GTGCGTTTCGACAAGGTCTGGTTCCGGTACGCCCGCCGCGCCCCGTGGACACTGCACGACGTCGACGCGACGGTGCAGCCCGGCCGGGTGACGGTGGTCCTCGGCCACAACGGCGCCGGCAAGTCCACCCTGCTCCAGTTGGCGGCCGGCGTGCTGCGCCCGTCCCGTGGCGTGATCCGGGACCGCCCGCGGACCGTCGGCTGGGTTCCCGAGCGGTTCCCGGCGGCGCAGCCGTTCACCACGCTCGGCTACCTGCGAGCGATGGCCGAGGTCCGCGGCCTGCCGGCGAGTGCGGTCGACCCGTGGATCGACCGGCTGAACCTGACCGCCCACGTCGGCACTGCGCTGCCCGACCTCTCCAAGGGCACCGCCCAGAAGGTCGGCCTCGCCCAGGCCCTGCTGACCCCGCCCGGCCTGCTGATCCTCGACGAACCGTGGGAGGGCCTTGACGCCCAGTCCCGCGAACTGATCCCCCAACTGGTGGCCGAGGTGACCACGGGCGGGGGAGCGGTCCTGGTCAGCGACCACCGAGGCGAGATTGCCACACTCCCGAACGCCGTGCGCTGGACGATCACCGCCCAGACCCTCACTCCGGTGGTGCCCTCGGATACGGCGCCGGAGTCGGACGAGGTGGTCGTCGAGGTGGTGGTTCGGCGGGACGATGCGGCCGCTGCGGTGGACCGGCTGAGCGCGGCCGGTCACCGTGTCCTGGGCGTCCGGGAGAAGACCCCGGCGGCGGTACGAGTGACAAGCGGCACAGTCCCGGACGCTCACCACACGGGCGAGCGAGCCGCGGGCGAACGAGCACCGGGCGCCGCGGATCCGGGGGACCGTTCGTCCCTCGTACCGGCGAATCCGCTCGTCGAGGAGGACCAGCGATGA
- the rplA gene encoding 50S ribosomal protein L1, with amino-acid sequence MAQRSKAYRAAAEKIDANKLYEPKDAVVLAKETNPVKFDATVEVAMRLGVDPRKADQMVRGVVNLPHGTGKTARVIVFAQGAKAEEAVAAGADEVGTDELVARIQGGWLDFDAAIATPDQMAKIGRIARILGPRGLMPNPKTGTVTVDVTKAVNEIKGGKITFRVDKHSNLHLIIGKASFSAEQLLDNYASVLEEVLRAKPSAAKGKYLKKVTVATTMGPGVQIDPNVVKNVRGEANA; translated from the coding sequence ATGGCACAGCGCAGCAAGGCCTACCGCGCCGCGGCTGAGAAGATCGACGCCAACAAGCTCTACGAGCCCAAGGACGCGGTCGTTCTCGCCAAGGAGACCAACCCGGTCAAGTTCGACGCCACCGTCGAGGTCGCGATGCGCCTCGGTGTCGACCCGCGTAAGGCCGACCAGATGGTCCGCGGCGTCGTCAACCTGCCGCACGGCACCGGTAAGACCGCCCGCGTCATCGTGTTCGCCCAGGGCGCGAAGGCCGAAGAGGCCGTCGCGGCCGGCGCTGACGAGGTCGGCACCGACGAGCTCGTCGCCCGGATCCAGGGTGGCTGGCTGGACTTCGACGCCGCGATCGCGACGCCGGACCAGATGGCCAAGATCGGCCGGATCGCCCGGATCCTCGGCCCGCGTGGCCTCATGCCGAACCCGAAGACCGGCACCGTCACCGTCGACGTGACCAAGGCCGTCAACGAGATCAAGGGCGGCAAGATCACCTTCCGGGTGGACAAGCACTCGAACCTGCACCTGATCATCGGCAAGGCGTCGTTCTCGGCGGAGCAGCTGCTCGACAACTACGCGTCGGTGCTCGAGGAGGTCCTCCGGGCCAAGCCGTCCGCCGCCAAGGGCAAGTACCTGAAGAAGGTCACGGTCGCCACCACGATGGGCCCCGGCGTCCAGATCGACCCGAACGTCGTGAAGAACGTGCGCGGCGAAGCCAACGCCTGA
- the nusG gene encoding transcription termination/antitermination protein NusG has product MPEYDDETVDEQSSLAIDESVEAADDESAVAQAPEADEDYDPVKELRQKLRYAPGDWYVVHSYAGYENKVKTNLETRITSLDMEEFIFQVEVPTREEVEVKNGKRNQVQAKVFPGYILVRMDLTPESYSCVRNTPGVTGFVGATDRVDRPAPLSLDEVLKWLAPAVQAEEKKSKPEIRVLDFEVGDSVTVTDGAFASLPASISEINADQQKLKVLVSIFGRETPVELNFNQVTKI; this is encoded by the coding sequence GTGCCTGAGTACGACGACGAGACAGTTGACGAGCAGTCGTCGCTGGCGATCGACGAGTCGGTAGAGGCGGCCGACGACGAGTCGGCCGTGGCCCAGGCGCCCGAGGCTGACGAGGACTACGACCCCGTCAAGGAGCTGCGGCAGAAGCTGCGGTACGCGCCCGGTGACTGGTACGTGGTGCACTCCTACGCCGGTTACGAGAACAAGGTCAAGACCAACCTCGAGACCCGGATCACGAGCCTCGACATGGAGGAGTTCATCTTCCAGGTCGAGGTTCCGACCCGCGAAGAGGTCGAGGTCAAGAACGGCAAGCGCAACCAGGTGCAGGCCAAGGTCTTCCCGGGCTACATCCTGGTCCGGATGGACCTGACGCCGGAGTCCTACTCCTGTGTGCGCAACACCCCCGGTGTGACCGGCTTCGTGGGTGCCACCGACCGGGTCGACCGCCCGGCTCCGCTCTCGCTCGACGAGGTGCTGAAGTGGCTGGCCCCGGCGGTTCAGGCCGAGGAGAAGAAGTCGAAGCCCGAGATCAGGGTGCTCGACTTCGAGGTGGGTGACTCGGTCACCGTCACCGACGGCGCGTTCGCTTCGCTGCCGGCCTCGATCAGCGAGATCAACGCCGACCAGCAGAAGCTCAAGGTCCTGGTTTCGATCTTCGGCCGCGAGACTCCGGTCGAGCTGAACTTCAACCAGGTCACCAAGATCTGA
- the secE gene encoding preprotein translocase subunit SecE → MAEKDRPGDDVPGDDEVLADATAGGGAPDDDADEALNRDGGTALAERSQDETPRTKKSRGKGPIGRVGGFFREVTSELRKVIWPTRKELLTYTGVVIVFVVIMTTLVAGLDYGFGKAILAALG, encoded by the coding sequence GTGGCCGAGAAGGACCGGCCCGGTGACGACGTCCCGGGTGACGACGAGGTTCTCGCCGACGCCACCGCCGGCGGTGGTGCTCCGGACGATGACGCCGATGAGGCGCTGAACCGGGACGGTGGAACCGCACTCGCCGAGCGTTCGCAGGACGAGACCCCGAGGACCAAGAAGTCCCGGGGCAAGGGTCCGATCGGTCGTGTGGGCGGTTTCTTCCGCGAGGTCACCAGCGAACTTCGTAAGGTCATCTGGCCGACCCGCAAGGAACTTCTTACCTACACCGGTGTGGTCATCGTCTTCGTGGTAATCATGACGACTCTGGTCGCCGGCCTGGACTACGGCTTCGGTAAGGCGATCCTCGCGGCGCTGGGTTAG